The proteins below come from a single Leptotrichia sp. oral taxon 223 genomic window:
- a CDS encoding proline--tRNA ligase has translation MRLSKAFLKTYKEAPKEAQIVSHQLMLRAFMIKQLTRGVYTYLPLGYRVLKKIENITREEMDRAGAQELLMPVLQPASLWEESGRWFAYGPELMRLKDRNEREFSLGPTHEEVITDIVRDSISSYKELPFNVYQIQTKFRDEMRPRFGLMRGREFVMKDGYSFHLTQESLDKEYLNMKDTYSRIFERMGLGYRAVEADTGSIGGDASHEFMVLAESGEDDILYSDSSNYAANVEKATSIIELKESNEEKLPKELVETPNAKTIEDLANFLNIPKEKTVKAVMLKEILEDGEKFVLALIRGDLDVNPIKLKNAVGASTELEMMSEEECEKFGLVAGYAGSYEKKEGLYVVIDETVKYVKNFVLGANKADYHYINVNLEDLAYDLVADIRTARAGDLSPDGKGVLKIARGIEVGHIFKLGEKYSKALNATVLDENGKQAVMKMGCYGMGMSRIISAAIEQNHDEYGIIWPKAIAPYHVDIIIANMKDETQVNIGETLYNELNQNKIETVLDDRNERAGFKFKDADLIGFPLKIVVGKGAVDGIVEIKDRKTGESSEVKIENVLEFVNEFLKK, from the coding sequence ATGAGATTATCAAAAGCGTTTTTAAAAACATACAAGGAAGCACCAAAGGAAGCTCAAATTGTGAGTCATCAGCTTATGCTTAGGGCATTTATGATTAAACAGCTTACGAGGGGCGTTTATACTTATTTGCCATTGGGGTATAGGGTTCTTAAGAAGATAGAAAATATTACGAGGGAAGAAATGGATAGGGCAGGGGCTCAGGAACTGCTTATGCCTGTACTGCAGCCGGCTTCACTTTGGGAAGAATCTGGACGTTGGTTTGCATATGGACCTGAACTTATGAGATTGAAGGATAGAAATGAACGGGAATTTTCGCTTGGACCTACTCACGAGGAAGTTATTACAGATATTGTGAGAGATTCGATTTCATCATACAAGGAACTGCCTTTTAACGTTTATCAGATTCAGACAAAATTTAGGGATGAAATGCGTCCAAGATTTGGTCTTATGCGTGGAAGGGAATTTGTGATGAAGGATGGCTACAGCTTCCACTTGACACAGGAGTCGCTTGATAAAGAATATTTGAATATGAAAGACACTTATTCGAGAATTTTTGAAAGAATGGGACTTGGTTACAGAGCGGTTGAGGCTGATACAGGTTCTATCGGAGGAGATGCTTCACATGAATTTATGGTGCTTGCAGAAAGTGGAGAAGATGACATTTTATACAGCGACTCTTCAAACTATGCGGCAAATGTTGAAAAAGCAACAAGCATTATTGAATTAAAAGAAAGTAATGAAGAAAAACTTCCAAAAGAATTAGTCGAAACTCCAAATGCAAAAACAATTGAAGATTTGGCTAATTTCTTGAATATCCCTAAAGAAAAAACTGTAAAGGCGGTAATGCTAAAGGAAATTCTTGAAGATGGGGAAAAATTTGTGCTAGCTTTAATAAGAGGAGATTTAGACGTAAATCCTATAAAATTGAAAAATGCAGTTGGAGCTTCTACAGAGCTTGAAATGATGAGCGAGGAAGAATGTGAAAAATTTGGACTGGTTGCTGGATATGCAGGTTCCTATGAGAAAAAGGAAGGCTTATACGTTGTAATTGATGAAACTGTAAAATATGTGAAAAATTTTGTTTTAGGTGCCAATAAAGCAGATTATCACTATATAAATGTCAATCTTGAAGACTTGGCATACGACTTAGTTGCAGATATCAGAACTGCCAGAGCTGGAGATCTTTCCCCTGATGGAAAAGGTGTCCTAAAAATTGCACGTGGAATAGAAGTTGGGCATATTTTTAAGCTTGGAGAAAAATATTCAAAAGCTCTAAACGCTACTGTTCTTGACGAAAATGGAAAACAGGCAGTTATGAAAATGGGATGCTACGGAATGGGAATGTCCAGAATCATTTCAGCTGCAATCGAACAAAACCACGATGAATACGGCATAATCTGGCCAAAAGCAATAGCTCCTTACCACGTTGATATAATAATTGCCAATATGAAAGATGAAACACAGGTAAATATAGGCGAAACATTGTATAATGAGTTAAATCAAAATAAAATTGAGACAGTATTAGACGATAGAAATGAAAGAGCAGGATTCAAATTTAAAGATGCTGACTTAATTGGTTTTCCACTAAAAATAGTCGTTGGAAAAGGCGCAGTTGATGGAATTGTGGAAATAAAGGATAGAAAAACTGGAGAAAGTTCAGAAGTTAAAATTGAAAATGTGTTGGAATTTGTAAATGAGTTTTTGAAAAAATAA